Proteins from a genomic interval of Nostoc sp. TCL240-02:
- a CDS encoding aldehyde dehydrogenase: MITTELSKIGDIIQNQREFFETGKTKDVAFRIEQLKNLKQAIIEHEQTIVEALKADLHKPELEIYVTEIGVIKEIDYAIKHINAWSKPKKAAVSLDFFSYSAKIYPEPLGVVLIIGPWNYPFQLNISPLVGAITAGNCAIIKPSEIASHTSGVIAKIIAKHFDPAYIAVVEGDVEASQKLLAEKFDHIFFTGGTAIGKIIMAAAAKYLTPVTLELGGKSPCIVDTDINLEHTVRRITWGKFINAGQTCIAPDYLLVNKKIKKDLVDGLKKCLKEFYGDNPISSPDYARIISQKHFDRLVRFLKDGEVIIGGENQPSERYIAPTVIDNVSLEDSVMQEEIFGPILPIIEYTDVAEAIALINSRPKPLALYLFSQNKNLQKRVLQETSSGGVCINDTVMQVGVSSLPFGGVGDSGIGNYHGKASFDTFSHNKSVLQNSFWLDLKWRYAPYEGKLPLIKKLLG; the protein is encoded by the coding sequence CTGAATTATCTAAGATTGGCGATATTATCCAGAATCAGCGAGAGTTTTTTGAAACTGGTAAAACTAAAGATGTTGCTTTTCGCATTGAACAACTTAAAAATCTCAAGCAAGCCATAATTGAGCATGAACAAACAATAGTCGAGGCATTAAAAGCGGATTTACATAAACCAGAATTGGAGATTTACGTTACAGAAATAGGCGTAATTAAGGAAATTGATTATGCTATAAAACATATCAATGCCTGGAGTAAGCCGAAAAAAGCAGCTGTTTCCCTTGATTTTTTTTCCTACTCAGCGAAAATTTATCCAGAACCTTTAGGGGTTGTTTTAATCATTGGCCCTTGGAACTATCCATTTCAGTTAAATATCTCACCGTTAGTCGGTGCGATCACAGCCGGGAATTGTGCAATTATCAAGCCTTCAGAAATTGCTTCTCATACCTCTGGTGTCATTGCTAAGATTATTGCCAAACATTTCGACCCAGCTTATATTGCAGTCGTAGAAGGAGATGTGGAAGCAAGTCAAAAACTACTTGCAGAAAAGTTCGATCATATCTTTTTCACGGGTGGCACAGCTATCGGCAAAATTATCATGGCAGCAGCAGCCAAATATCTCACACCAGTGACTTTAGAATTGGGTGGTAAAAGTCCTTGTATAGTAGATACTGATATTAATCTTGAACACACTGTCAGACGAATCACTTGGGGCAAATTTATTAATGCTGGACAAACTTGTATCGCCCCTGACTATCTTCTAGTTAATAAAAAAATCAAAAAAGATTTAGTAGATGGGCTGAAAAAATGCCTAAAAGAGTTTTATGGTGATAATCCTATAAGTAGTCCTGATTATGCCAGAATTATCAGTCAAAAACACTTTGATAGATTGGTTCGTTTTCTCAAAGATGGTGAAGTTATCATAGGTGGAGAAAATCAACCTTCAGAGCGTTATATTGCTCCCACAGTGATTGATAATGTCTCTTTGGAAGATTCTGTAATGCAGGAAGAGATTTTTGGGCCAATTTTACCAATTATTGAATATACTGACGTTGCCGAAGCGATCGCGTTGATTAACTCTAGACCTAAACCTCTGGCGTTATACTTATTTTCTCAAAACAAAAACCTGCAAAAGCGAGTTTTGCAGGAAACTTCATCTGGTGGAGTCTGCATCAATGACACAGTGATGCAGGTTGGTGTCTCGTCTTTACCATTTGGTGGGGTAGGCGATAGCGGCATTGGCAACTACCACGGCAAAGCTAGTTTTGACACTTTTTCCCATAACAAAAGTGTATTGCAAAACTCTTTCTGGCTCGATTTAAAATGGCGATACGCTCCTTATGAGGGCAAATTGCCACTCATAAAGAAACTTTTGGGTTAA